One window from the genome of Hoplias malabaricus isolate fHopMal1 chromosome 18, fHopMal1.hap1, whole genome shotgun sequence encodes:
- the LOC136675160 gene encoding coiled-coil domain-containing protein 17-like, whose product MDSFVCSTCNMIFRSSNFLMKHKEKFCIGADHTEDSDFPQNLNYRIREPRRRQQQEKTNEVAQIRQQNFSQTAQDQLQINKSEPTAGRSHNQDLSEIRRHQVSRVNESKQPSNQKTEINQQELDSHNWKMAQLENMLLELNEQEQRNATLLETLLNHLQHNPTEPTLTTSNGLEGQEFLQKTHPPQHKPESTERVTQIFQPVYGSGVLTSEISTLHASYLQNGGTDPQILAQLQDLLNEALRVEMFPGKEPLSKTAHTERTKPGPKPKSKWNDFSKELISTELENQCLEEEIMRLQLKKGRSAATWTTTNVWPSEEEMSSMKMDIDLLKHELEINRLRRLIRNRKEEPTSQTLLLKKIPTERSEDLGPASYDPVAGFVVFYDFLLGLSPSFQVCRLMVELFSGEQCLGSPSVLPPVHCEPHSSSTQPTHCSQGQMAILAFKQTIPEVQPAPSVSLVMQVQVSGGYGLYDQEVTHLVPRGWAKQNIFDRHNHIISGRWKIPIRILPAKPTMTMAEVNAVPQLDSAELYLRIVNARDAELQSAVPISIYTATLYKYPPVTNLKNHFTGQDLHETLQTPAGHSPQVSVPHYSQSLDTTASGETLLEGPE is encoded by the exons ATggattcatttgtttgttctaCGTGTAACATGATTTTCAGATCATCAAATTTTCTTATGAAGCACAAGGAGAAGTTTTGTATTGGAGCAGATCACACAGAAGACTCTGATTTCCCTCAGAACCTG AATTACAGGATAAGGGAACCTCGCCGCAGACAACAACAGGAGAAGACTAATGAAGTGGCCCAAATCAGACAGCAGAATTTCAGCCAAACAGCTCAGGACCAGCTACAAATAAACAAGAGTGAACCA actGCAGGCAGATCACACAATCAAGATCTGTCTGAGATTCGTAGGCACCAAGTATCACGGGTGAACGAGAGCAAACAACCAAGCAACCAAAAAACAG AGATTAATCAACAGGAACTGGACTCACATAACTGGAAAATGGCTCAACTGGAAAACATGCTGTTAGAGCTGAATGAGCAGGAGCAGAGAAACGCCACATTACTGGAGACACTCTTGAATCACCTACAGCACAATCCCACTGAGCCTACACTAACTACCTCTAATGGATTGGAAGG GCAGGAATTTCTCCAAAAAACCCACCCTCCCCAGCACAAACCTGAGAGTACAGAAAGAGTAACACAAATCTTCCAACCTGTTTATGGTAGTGGCGTCCTTACCTCAGAAATCAG TACTCTTCATGCCTCCTACCTCCAGAATGGTGGGACAGATCCTCAGATATTGGCTCAGCTGCAGGACTTGTTAAATGAAGCCCTCAGAGTGGAAATGTTTCCTGGGAAAGAGCCTCTGTCCAAGACAGCTCACACTGAGAGGACAAAACCTGGGCCAA AGCCAAAGAGCAAATGGAATGACTTCAGCAAAGAGCTCATATCCACAGAGCTGGAGAATCAGTGCCTGGAAGAGGAAATCATGAGACTGCAGTTAAAAAAGGGAAGATCTGCAGCCACCTGGACAACTACAAATG TTTGGCCTAGTGAAGAGGAGATGAGCAGTATGAAGATGGACATTGATCTGTTAAAGCATGAGCTTGAGATTAATCGTCTGAGGAGGCTGATCAGGAACAGAAAG GAGGAACCCACATCACAGACACTACTCCTCAAAAAAATTCCTACTGAAAGATCAGAGGACTTGGGTCCTGCTTCCTATGATCCAGT AGCAGGATTTGTGGTGTTTTATGACTTCCTCCTGGGCTTGAGTCCCTCATTCCAAGTGTGTCGTCTCATGGTGGAGTTGTTTAGTGGAGAGCAGTGTCTGGGCAGCCCTTCTGTGTTGCCCCCAGTTCACTGTGAGCCACACAGCTCATCCACACAACCCACTCACTGCAGTCAGGGACAAATGGCTATCCTTGCCTTTAAGCAGACCATACCAGA GGTCCAGCCTGCTCCCTCAGTTTCTCTGGTGATGCAGGTGCAGGTTTCAGGAGGATATGGCCTCTATGATCAGGAAGTGACCCATCTTGTTCCCAGAGGCTGGGCGAAGCAGAACATCTTTGATAGACACAATCACATCATTAGTGGAAGATGGAAAATACCCATCCGAATCCTTCCAGCAAAACCCACAATGACAATGGCAGAAGTCAATGCTGTTCCTCAG cTGGACAGTGCAGAATTGTACCTAAGGATTGTGAATGCAAGAGATGCAGAGTTGCAGAGTGCTGTTCCAATCAGCATTTACACTGCTACACTCTACAAATACCCTCctgtg ACAAACCTGAAAAACCATTTCACCGGTCAGGATTTACATGAAACTCTCCAAACCCCAGCTGGTCACAGTCCTCAGGTTTCTGTTCCACACTACAGTCAAAGCCTGGACACAACTGCATCTGGAGAAACACTACTAGAGGGCCCAGAGTGA
- the smad2 gene encoding mothers against decapentaplegic homolog 2 isoform X2, with translation MSSILPFTPPVVKRLLGWKKSASGSGGAGGGGEQNGQEEKWCEKAVKSLVKKLKKTGQLDELEKAITTQNCNTKCVTIPRSLDGRLQVSHRKGLPHVIYCRLWRWPDLHSHHELRAIDTCEYAFNLKKDEVCVNPYHYQRVETPVLPPVLVPRHTEILTELPPLDDYTHNIPENTNFPAGIEPPNNYIPETPPPGYISEDGETSDQQLNQSMDTGSPAELSPSTLSPVNHGMDLQPVTYSEPAFWCSIAYYELNQRVGETFHASQPSLTVDGFTDPSNSERFCLGLLSNVNRNATVEMTRRHIGRGVRLYYIGGEVFAECLSDSAIFVQSPNCNQRYGWHPATVCKIPPGCNLKIFNNQEFAALLAQSVNQGFEAVYQLTRMCTIRMSFVKGWGAEYRRQTVTSTPCWIELHLNGPLQWLDKVLTQMGSPTVRCSSMS, from the exons ATGTCGTCCATCTTGCCTTTCACCCCTCCGGTGGTGAAGCGCCTACTGGGCTGGAAGAAGTCGGCCAGTGGCTCAGGTGGAGCGGGTGGGGGAGGAGAGCAGAATGGTCAGGAGGAGAAATGGTGTGAGAAggctgtgaagagtttggtgaaGAAGCTGAAGAAGACAGGCCAGTTGGATGAGCTGGAGAAGGCCATCACCACACAAAACTGCAACACCAAATGTGTGACTATACCCAG ATCTTTGGACGGCCGTCTACAGGTGTCTCATCGTAAGGGGCTGCCTCACGTTATATACTGTCGTCTGTGGCGATGGCCGGACTTGCACAGTCACCACGAGCTGCGCGCAATCGACACTTGCGAGTATGCCTTCAACCTCAAGAAGGACGAAGTGTGCGTCAACCCCTACCACTACCAGCGAGTGGAGACACCAG TTCTTCCTCCTGTCCTAGTGCCAAGACACACAGAGATTCTGACTGAACTGCCTCCTTTGGATGACTACACCCATAACATACCTGAAAACACCAACTTCCCTGCTGGGATTGAACCACCAAACAACTATAtaccag AGACTCCTCCACCTGGCTACATCAGTGAGGATGGAGAGACCAGTGACCAGCAATTGAATCAAAGTATGGACACAG GCTCTCCTGCAGAACTGTCGCCGAGTACGCTCTCGCCCGTCAATCATGGCATGG ACCTGCAGCCGGTGACTTATTCGGAGCCTGCCTTCTGGTGCTCCATAGCCTACTACGAGTTGAACCAGCGGGTGGGGGAAACATTCCATGCTTCGCAGCCCTCTCTCACTGTGGATGGCTTCACAGACCCCTCCAACTCAGAGCGCTTCTGCCTGGGCCTACTGTCCAATGTCAATCGCAACGCCACTGTGGAAATGACCCGGAGACATATAG GCAGAGGAGTCAGACTGTATTATATTGGTGGAGAAGTGTTTgcagagtgtctgagtgacagtGCCATCTTTGTTCAAAGCCCAAATTGTAACCAGAGGTATGGCTGGCACCCTGCAACTGTCTGCAAAATACCCCCAG GCTGTAACCTTAAGATCTTCAACAACCAGGAGTTTGCAGCTCTCCTGGCCCAGTCTGTGAACCAGGGCTTCGAGGCTGTGTACCAGCTGACTAGAATGTGCACTATTCGAATGAGCTTTGTTAAAGGCTGGGGCGCAGAGTACAG ACGGCAGACTGTGACAAGCACTCCGTGCTGGATTGAGCTGCACTTGAATGGTCCATTGCAATGGCTGGACAAGGTTCTGACCCAAATGGGCTCTCCCACTGTCCGTTGCTCCAGTATGTCCTAA
- the smad2 gene encoding mothers against decapentaplegic homolog 2 isoform X1, with the protein MSSILPFTPPVVKRLLGWKKSASGSGGAGGGGEQNGQEEKWCEKAVKSLVKKLKKTGQLDELEKAITTQNCNTKCVTIPSNCSEIWGLSTPNTIEQWDTSGLYNYPDQTRSLDGRLQVSHRKGLPHVIYCRLWRWPDLHSHHELRAIDTCEYAFNLKKDEVCVNPYHYQRVETPVLPPVLVPRHTEILTELPPLDDYTHNIPENTNFPAGIEPPNNYIPETPPPGYISEDGETSDQQLNQSMDTGSPAELSPSTLSPVNHGMDLQPVTYSEPAFWCSIAYYELNQRVGETFHASQPSLTVDGFTDPSNSERFCLGLLSNVNRNATVEMTRRHIGRGVRLYYIGGEVFAECLSDSAIFVQSPNCNQRYGWHPATVCKIPPGCNLKIFNNQEFAALLAQSVNQGFEAVYQLTRMCTIRMSFVKGWGAEYRRQTVTSTPCWIELHLNGPLQWLDKVLTQMGSPTVRCSSMS; encoded by the exons ATGTCGTCCATCTTGCCTTTCACCCCTCCGGTGGTGAAGCGCCTACTGGGCTGGAAGAAGTCGGCCAGTGGCTCAGGTGGAGCGGGTGGGGGAGGAGAGCAGAATGGTCAGGAGGAGAAATGGTGTGAGAAggctgtgaagagtttggtgaaGAAGCTGAAGAAGACAGGCCAGTTGGATGAGCTGGAGAAGGCCATCACCACACAAAACTGCAACACCAAATGTGTGACTATACCCAG CAATTGCTCTGAAATTTGGGGACTGAGTACACCAAATACGATAGAACAGTGGGATACCTCAGGCCTATACAACTACCCTGACCAAACCAG ATCTTTGGACGGCCGTCTACAGGTGTCTCATCGTAAGGGGCTGCCTCACGTTATATACTGTCGTCTGTGGCGATGGCCGGACTTGCACAGTCACCACGAGCTGCGCGCAATCGACACTTGCGAGTATGCCTTCAACCTCAAGAAGGACGAAGTGTGCGTCAACCCCTACCACTACCAGCGAGTGGAGACACCAG TTCTTCCTCCTGTCCTAGTGCCAAGACACACAGAGATTCTGACTGAACTGCCTCCTTTGGATGACTACACCCATAACATACCTGAAAACACCAACTTCCCTGCTGGGATTGAACCACCAAACAACTATAtaccag AGACTCCTCCACCTGGCTACATCAGTGAGGATGGAGAGACCAGTGACCAGCAATTGAATCAAAGTATGGACACAG GCTCTCCTGCAGAACTGTCGCCGAGTACGCTCTCGCCCGTCAATCATGGCATGG ACCTGCAGCCGGTGACTTATTCGGAGCCTGCCTTCTGGTGCTCCATAGCCTACTACGAGTTGAACCAGCGGGTGGGGGAAACATTCCATGCTTCGCAGCCCTCTCTCACTGTGGATGGCTTCACAGACCCCTCCAACTCAGAGCGCTTCTGCCTGGGCCTACTGTCCAATGTCAATCGCAACGCCACTGTGGAAATGACCCGGAGACATATAG GCAGAGGAGTCAGACTGTATTATATTGGTGGAGAAGTGTTTgcagagtgtctgagtgacagtGCCATCTTTGTTCAAAGCCCAAATTGTAACCAGAGGTATGGCTGGCACCCTGCAACTGTCTGCAAAATACCCCCAG GCTGTAACCTTAAGATCTTCAACAACCAGGAGTTTGCAGCTCTCCTGGCCCAGTCTGTGAACCAGGGCTTCGAGGCTGTGTACCAGCTGACTAGAATGTGCACTATTCGAATGAGCTTTGTTAAAGGCTGGGGCGCAGAGTACAG ACGGCAGACTGTGACAAGCACTCCGTGCTGGATTGAGCTGCACTTGAATGGTCCATTGCAATGGCTGGACAAGGTTCTGACCCAAATGGGCTCTCCCACTGTCCGTTGCTCCAGTATGTCCTAA